A single region of the Salvia miltiorrhiza cultivar Shanhuang (shh) chromosome 8, IMPLAD_Smil_shh, whole genome shotgun sequence genome encodes:
- the LOC130997174 gene encoding uncharacterized protein LOC130997174 produces MLNPNQCLLFPNSSFLICAAQLEAKKPPISKPASTRRRLAAAPPVSPNTAVPLLFCALLLLLSLLHLICTGRRACSRACIAACICTGRRPCSRACIAACICTAPPHPSGRRSARRLLQSLHSVAAPPAPCRQQICSQPRIQLSYKLGGRLNA; encoded by the exons ATGCTAAACCCTAATCAGTGCCTCCTATTTCCTAATTCCTCATTCCTAATTTGCGCCGCACAGCTTGAAGCCAAGAAGCCCCCAATCTCCAAGCCTGCATCCACCCGTCGCCGACTCGCCGCTGCCCCACCCGTCTCCCCCAACACCGCGGTGCCTCTGCTGTTCtgcgcgctgctgctgctgttgtcgCTGCTGCATCTGATCTGCACCGGTCGCCGCGCCTGCTCCAGAGCCTGCATCGCCGCCTGCATCTGCACCGGTCGCCGCCCCTGCTCCAGAGCCTGCATCGCCGCCTGCATCTGCACCGCGCCGCCCCACCCTTCCGGCCGCAGATCTGCTCGCCGCCTGCTCCAGAGCTTGCACAGCGTCGCCGCACCGCCTGCACCCTGCCGGCAGCAGATCTGCTCGCAGCCGAG AATCCAGTTAAGTTACAAGCTTGGAGGAAGATTGAATGCTTGA